One Ranitomeya imitator isolate aRanImi1 chromosome 1, aRanImi1.pri, whole genome shotgun sequence DNA window includes the following coding sequences:
- the KLHL26 gene encoding kelch-like protein 26 isoform X2: MAESGGGEFISLGHSRAMFTGGMKEASQDVIELKGVSSRGLRHIIDFSYSAQVTLDLDCIHDVLGAAVFLQMVSVVELCEEFLKSAMSVETCLNIGQMATTFSLASLKESVDSFTFKHFLKISEEEDFLHLPLERLVFFLQSNKLKNCSEIDLFRAAIRWLQFDYSRRANASQVLCHIRFPLMKSSELVDSVQIVDIMVEDVLCRQFLLEAFNYQILPFRQHEMQSCRTVIRSDVCSLITFGGTPYTDNDRTVSTKVCYLPDLRARQFKELEEMEVGCSHACVAVLDNFVYVVGGQHLQYRSGEGAVEVCFRYDPHLNQWLRIQPMQESRIQFQLHVLHGMLYATGGRNRSGSLASVERYCPKKNEWTYVCSLKRRTWGHAGATLGGKLYISGGYGVSVDDKKALHCYNSSLDQWEFKTSMNEPRVLHAMEGTKNKIYAFGGRVDHVDRCFDVLAVEYYTPETDTWTTVSPMRAGQSEAGCCLLDNKIFIVGGYNWHLNNVTSIVQVYNTETDEWERDLHFPESFAGIACASVILPQVTSQS; this comes from the coding sequence GGCAATGTTTACAGGAGGAATGAAAGAAGCCAGTCAAGATGTTATTGAACTTAAAGGAGTATCTTCCAGAGGACTGCGACATATAATTGATTTTTCATATAGTGCACAAGTTACTCTAGATCTTGATTGTATTCATGATGTTCTCGGAGCTGCAGTTTTTCTCCAAATGGTTTCTGTTGTGGAACTTTGTGAAGAATTCTTGAAATCCGCAATGAGTGTGGAGACTTGTTTGAATATTGGACAAATGGCTACAACTTTCAGTTTGGCATCTCTAAAAGAGTCAGTGGACTCATTCACTTTTAAACATTTTCTTAAAATATCTGAGGAAGAAGATTTTCTTCATTTGCCTTTAGAACGTCTAGTATTCTTTCTCCAAAGCAATAAATtaaaaaactgtagtgaaatagaTTTATTTCGTGCTGCAATCCGTTGGCTTCAGTTTGACTATTCCCGACGAGCAAATGCTAGCCAAGTTCTTTGCCACATTCGATTTCCATTGATGAAGTCTTCTGAGCTGGTGGACAGTGTTCAGATTGTGGATATCATGGTAGAAGACGTGTTATGCCGACAATTTCTGCTTGAGGCCTTCAACTACCAAATTCTTCCATTCCGACAGCACGAAATGCAATCTTGTAGGACTGTTATTAGGTCAGATGTCTGCTCACTTATAACGTTTGGTGGAACACCTTATACTGATAATGATCGCACTGTAAGTACTAAAGTGTGCTATTTGCCAGATCTGAGAGCTCGGCAGTTTAAGGAGCTTGAAGAAATGGAGGTTGGCTGTAGCCATGCGTGTGTTGCAGTCCTGGACAATTTTGTGTATGTTGTAGGAGGGCAGCATTTGCAATATCGAAGTGGCGAAGGAGCTGTAGAAGTTTGTTTTCGCTATGACCCTCATTTAAATCAATGGCTGAGAATTCAACCTATGCAAGAGAGCAGAATTCAATTCCAACTTCATGTCTTGCATGGCATGTTATATGCAACTGGGGGAAGAAACCGATCAGGAAGTTTGGCATCTGTCGAAAGGTATTGCCCTAAGAAGAATGAATGGACTTACGTATGCTCTCTAAAACGCAGAACATGGGGTCATGCAGGTGCTACACTCGGAGGAAAGCTGTATATTTCAGGAGGTTATGGAGTTTCTGTCGATGACAAAAAAGCCTTACATTGTTATAACTCTTCTTTAGACCAATGGGAATTTAAGACTTCAATGAATGAGCCAAGAGTTCTTCATGCAATGGAGGGAACCAAGAACAAAATTTATGCTTTTGGGGGTAGAGTGGATCATGTTGATCGATGTTTTGATGTTTTAGCTGttgagtattatactccagagactGACACATGGACAACTGTGAGCCCAATGAGAGCTGGACAGTCTGAAGCAGGCTGCTGTCTTTTAGATAATAAAATTTTTATTGTGGGGGGCTACAACTGGCACTTGAACAACGTGACTAGTATTGTACAAGTGTACAATACAGAAACTGATGAATGGGAGAGGGACTTACATTTTCCAGAATCCTTTGCAGGAATAGCTTGTGCATCGGTTATATTGCCACAAGTTACATCTCAGAGCTAA